Proteins from one Bdellovibrionota bacterium genomic window:
- the lepB gene encoding signal peptidase I produces the protein MKWWKKLRENPKEFFESFKTIVIAVFVALIFRYSVAAPYKIPTGSMIPTLKIGDFIFVSKLSYGVKLPFTNYNLVTYDQPKIGDVVVFIYPEDESLDFIKRVVATEGDALEIKDNVLFINGNPVTRTTAVDQSILSDVVLNVPKSAARLAYEQIGQKKHFVLESFPLPTNFGPLKVPVGHVFVMGDNRDNSRDSRVWGFLPMKNIRGRALFVWLSIDTAHWRLRWERFGKKIV, from the coding sequence ATGAAATGGTGGAAAAAGCTCCGCGAAAATCCGAAGGAGTTTTTCGAGTCCTTTAAGACTATCGTCATCGCTGTTTTCGTAGCCCTGATTTTCCGGTATTCGGTCGCCGCTCCTTACAAGATCCCCACCGGCTCCATGATCCCGACGCTGAAGATCGGCGATTTCATTTTTGTCAGCAAACTCTCCTACGGCGTCAAGCTGCCGTTCACGAATTACAATCTCGTGACGTACGACCAGCCGAAAATCGGCGACGTCGTGGTATTCATCTATCCGGAAGATGAGAGCCTGGATTTCATTAAACGGGTCGTGGCCACCGAAGGCGACGCGCTCGAGATTAAAGACAATGTACTGTTCATCAACGGAAATCCCGTCACGCGAACCACGGCCGTGGATCAGTCTATTCTCTCGGATGTCGTTCTGAACGTCCCCAAGAGCGCCGCGCGCCTTGCGTACGAACAGATCGGCCAAAAGAAACACTTTGTCCTTGAATCCTTTCCGTTACCCACGAACTTCGGTCCGCTCAAAGTACCGGTCGGTCACGTGTTCGTCATGGGAGATAATCGGGACAACTCGCGCGACAGCCGAGTCTGGGGCTTTTTGCCCATGAAAAACATCCGTGGAAGAGCCCTTTTTGTTTGGCTCTCCATCGACACGGCGCATTGGCGGCTGCGCTGGGAGCGATTCGGGAAGAAAATAGTCTAA
- a CDS encoding PilZ domain-containing protein — protein MHNKDMGKVDKLHGRTPSRPPDASLDKVEDRRIRGHRLDVSFPVLATHNGHPIQGYIEAINLSWSGMLLATNFPLDVNDKIELEFTLPQREVPLRVQGKVVHSSDGSRPEEATLLGIAFENVDPNTRKILAGFVLENLSTE, from the coding sequence GTGCACAATAAAGATATGGGCAAGGTCGATAAGCTGCACGGCCGCACGCCAAGCCGACCTCCGGACGCCTCTCTCGATAAGGTGGAGGACCGCCGGATTCGAGGGCACCGATTAGACGTTTCGTTTCCAGTACTTGCCACGCATAACGGCCACCCGATTCAAGGCTACATCGAAGCGATCAACCTAAGCTGGTCGGGGATGCTTCTGGCGACGAATTTTCCCCTCGATGTGAACGACAAGATCGAATTGGAATTTACCCTCCCCCAACGCGAAGTACCGCTTAGGGTGCAAGGGAAAGTGGTCCACAGCAGCGACGGCTCTCGGCCGGAGGAAGCCACCCTTCTTGGAATCGCCTTTGAAAACGTCGACCCCAACACGCGAAAAATCCTCGCCGGCTTCGTCCTCGAAAACCTTTCGACGGAATAG
- a CDS encoding succinate dehydrogenase cytochrome b subunit, with product MLKSFLHSSVGKKIIMAITGLGMIGFLIGHLAGNLTLLTGNADKFNRYSHFLTSLGALLIAVELGLLLLLLLHMYEGICVAIGKLKARPEGYEEVGNAGGPSRKTLSSRTMIYSGIVILVFVFIHVRSFKYGPGIPEGYVSMAGGAEIRDLHRLVVERFSHPGYVAFYVACMILLGLHLRHAFWSAFQSLGVHHPRYTPILYGIGTALAAVLSIGFLIIPLWVFFSGGSP from the coding sequence ATGCTGAAATCCTTTCTACATTCCTCGGTCGGGAAGAAAATCATCATGGCCATCACCGGCTTGGGCATGATCGGATTTCTCATCGGACACCTGGCTGGCAATCTGACGCTTCTCACCGGAAATGCAGACAAATTTAATCGTTACTCCCATTTTCTGACCAGCCTGGGCGCCCTCCTCATCGCTGTGGAGCTGGGTTTACTCCTGCTCCTACTGCTTCACATGTATGAGGGAATTTGCGTCGCAATCGGAAAACTCAAGGCTCGCCCGGAAGGCTATGAAGAGGTTGGAAATGCAGGAGGCCCAAGCCGCAAAACGCTTTCTTCTCGAACGATGATTTACAGCGGCATCGTCATCCTAGTATTCGTGTTCATTCATGTTCGTTCTTTCAAGTACGGCCCGGGGATCCCCGAGGGATATGTCAGCATGGCCGGCGGCGCGGAAATCCGGGATCTGCACCGCCTCGTCGTCGAAAGATTTTCTCATCCGGGATATGTCGCCTTTTATGTCGCGTGCATGATCCTTCTCGGGCTCCATCTTCGGCACGCATTTTGGAGCGCCTTCCAGTCCCTGGGAGTTCACCATCCTCGCTACACGCCGATTCTGTACGGAATCGGCACAGCTCTGGCCGCCGTTCTATCGATCGGATTTCTAATCATCCCGCTCTGGGTCTTTTTCTCCGGAGGCTCGCCATGA